GCTCAACTCGTCGGGATGATATCAGTAGACTATATGTACCAATGCAGCTGACTAAAATTTTGTTTAAGCCTATCCATATATCATTGTGACTTAGATCTTGACCCTTGGCAGATTATTTATTAGGACAATGGGAGGGAATTTTGGCTCTCTTAGGTTTGATGGGTAAAATGTATTCTAAGATACAGTCCTGCCAGTGAGCCAGTGGAACGAACCACAAAGACACAAAGGACACAAAGATCGATCACTCTTATATAAGTTAAACTTATCACACAAAGAAGAAGAGAGCCGAATTTTTTTTAGGCTGTTAATTCTTCGGCGGCGTGGGCCAGTTGGGCAGCGACTTTGGCTAAATAGGGACGACTTAACCACCAGATAAAGGGGGACAGCCAACCGCGCAGGGTGACAGAATAGGAAATATAACTACCACAGAGGGTTGATTCTACTTGGTAGGTCATTTTCTGTTCCATGCCGGGGATAGCGAGAACTCTTAAGCTGAGGAGTTCCCCGGGGCGGACATTTTCCACGAAAACCCGGATAGGAATGGGAGTCAGACGGGTGACAGCTTGATAGATTAACCCCGGTTTAGCGATTAAACCCAGGGGAACATCAGCCTTGGCGATCAAAGGATGCCAAGAGACATCGGCCACATTGATTAATTTTTGCCAGAGGACATCGACGGGGGCGCTACTGACCACCCGATAGGTTTTGTAGAGTGAAAACTTACAGAATAGTCTGCCTTTGGCCGCTACAATCCTTAAGGAAAAATTGAGAATCACCGATTGCCTCCCGCAAAAATAATCCGGCGAATTTTCTATTGTAAAAAATAAATGGCTTTCCGGGAGTGTGAGCTTTTTATAACTTTAACTTAGTCTCAGCAGAAGTCCCTCGCGCTTAGTGCGATCGGATGAAGGCTGACTTTGTATATAGACAATTCTCAAAAACTGAGCCACAACAAACAGATCTCGACCACTATTCCTTACGCGATAACCGAGCTTCGGCGGGTCCTGTTGCAAGAAAAAGTATGGGTCTTGTAGCAAATTAAATTGTATTCAGTGCAGATAGAGCATCAAGGATGAAGGGAAATCCTGTCAGAGAAGCAACCCTCTGGGGGTGTTAAATTCTTAAACAATTCATCTAATTTGACTTCCAAGCTTTCTTTGACTACTGTTGAGGTTACTGCTGCCATGATTTTTCAATCATATACGACCTCTTCATTCTAGATCATTTGCCTTTTTCTCTATTTAATTTGGTAAGTACCTAAGCAAAATTAATTACACATCTAAGCCACTACTCCGTCAGACTTCTGGTGTGAGGAAACAGTGAACTGAAAACTCAAATCCGATCCCTAATAGCTGTCTCCTGTCTCCTGTCTCCCGTCTCCTGTCTCCCGTCTCCTGTCTCCTGTCTCCTGTCTCGACTAGGAAATTAATTTTGCACGACTACTTATGTAACCAACAATTCCCGACAGAGAAGTCATCATAATCGGTCAGAAACCGGACCTAGCCGCCTCTACCGATGATGGCGTGGAGGATCGCCTCGATGGTGTTATCCTTGACATCAGCGATCACTATATCGACGAAAGTAGTCGTCTCAAAAGCTACCTCGACCTTTAGCCCTGGCGGAAAACTTTCCTGTCAGCGAGCGATCGCATTTTTCATCGTCTCTCCAGAGGGTTATCAATAAAAGCGATCGCTATTTACAGGCCATTACTGCGATTGTGTAGGCGTTATTATTCATCCCGTTAATATTAAAATTAATCTGATAGGGCTGTCTACCCGTGGGTGATTGGAAGGGTAAAGAATAGGTTTCACCCCGTTTCATTTCGACATTTTTCTGGAAGGCACTATTAACCGAATTATCGGGATACTTGAGATTGATCGTTACTCCGTATTTGCCATCGTTTTCGGGAACCATGACTCCTTTAAAAGAGGCAAATTTCACCCCGGAGGGAACGGCGAAATCGGTGTTAAAGTTATTCTTTCCTATGGCATCGATCTGTTTGCGGATATGGGTCTGATTAGTGGCTACTTCCTTGAGGTACTGACAGTTTTTCGGAAGTTCTGTAGCCTGATCTTTAGTAGCGGCAACAACCCCTATCGAGGTCAGTCCGAGGATTAAACCGACACAGAGAAGGCTGAAAGTTTTTGTCAACATGATAGTTCTTCCCGTTAAGGTTTTCTAAAATTGGCTCTTCGGGGACGATTAAAGATAATTAAGCCTTAATTGTCCCGCCTTGACTTTTTCCGTGACCAAAGTTCTCACTAATTCTAATTCTTGGCGCGGTACTTGGTCATTATCGCTCGCAGTGGAGCGAGTTCTCCTGTTTCTTCTGGGGTTAATTTCTGTGCGTCAACCCGTGAGATTTTCAGAGAATTGCTCCTCGTTTACTACTAATATTTAACGTTGGCAGGCTCGGAGAAACTATCAAAATTCTGCAAATCTAACTTTTATTTTGTTAAGAATTATCTCGCAAAGTTGCCGACGGACACTCACCGAACATTTTCTTATAATCTTTGGCAAATTGACCCATGTGCCAGAATCCCCACTGTAGGGCGATCGCACTAACGGTAATTCCTTGACCCGCAGACGCTTTTAGTTGTCGTCGTACCCCGTTAAGACGTTGAATTTTGAGATAAGTCGCAGGTCCGAGGCCAAAACATTCCTGAAAACCATAACGGAGGGTACGTTCACTGATGTGCAGTTCTTGGCACAGATCGAGGATCGAGAGGGGGCGATCGAGATTGTCCAGTAAGATCTCCTCTGCTCGCTTAATATAGGGATGTCGTATTGAAGGGCGCAGCGGCGGATAGTTTTGATGGGAATCGAGGGCGTTGCATAATAGAGATATGAATGGAGGAAATCAAAATGCAATGCCCTGAATGTAAATCTACCCATATCCGTAAAAATGGCATCAATAAACAAGGTAAACAAAATCATATTTGTGTAACCTGTGGCCGTCAATTTATTAATAACTATGAAAAACAGAAAGGCTATGACGAAAAAACGAAGCGAGAATGCCTAACTGCCTATGTTAATGGGATGGGATTTAGAGGAATAGAAAGGCTAAAGGGAGTTCATCATACGACCGTAATTAATTGGGTAAAATCTGTGGGAGAATTATTGCCAGTCGCCTATGACCCAGAAACAATTCCTGAAGTAGGGGAACTGGATGAATTGGAAACCTTTGTTGGCTCAAAAAAAACAAAATCTGGGTGTGGACAGCCGTTGACCACTTTAAAAAAGGAATTTTAGGTTGGGTAATCGGAGACCATAGTAGCGAAACGTTTCGCCCATTATGGGAATTAGTTAAGTCTTGGGGATGCTATTTTTATGTGAGTGATGGATGGTCAGTTTATCCATGTTTTATAGCAGAGGGCGACCATATAATTAGTAAGACTTATATGACCAGAGTAGAGGGTGAGAACACACGTTTAAGACATTATCTAGCCCGATTGCATCGCAAAACACTCTGCTATTCTAAGTCTACAGAAATGTTAGGATACTCTATTCGTTTATTAATTCATTATCTGAAGTTTCAAGAAGTGCCTATTCCTTACTGATTCATAGCTTAATTCAGCAACGCCGAATCGAGTACATCTAGAACCAGAGAGATAAAATCCTCTCGGATCAGCGATTGCATAGCTGGCTCTAGAATTGTCTGGGGTTGTCTCCAGAAAAGCTCAAAAATATATCTTAAATGAGAGCGGAATCGTCTCAGGACAGTCGGCTCTGGTTGAATTGCCAGGGTTGAATCCGTAATTAAAGATGCTACCCCGAGCCGATCGGTTTGTTCGGCCTGGGAAAACAGAGAATCGTTATCGATAGTAACCAGAGCGAGGGGCAAGTTTCCCGATCGAAGCATATCGATCCCCCTGGAACTTTTCTGCAAGAGAGCGGAATTCGACGATAAAGAATACCCGTGCCACTTGAAGACTCGGGGTGTAGACAAGGGTATCCCGACGGTGATTGTCCCGGGAGGAGAATCCCCTTGAGAACGAATTCCTCGATTGTAAATTGGTCGGGCGAATTGTATGCCCCCGACTTGAGCTACGAACAGTTCCCCCTCGAAAGTTCCCGCCTCGATCGGTCGATGAACCATGTCCCAACGAAAAGCTCTCATCCGCGACCCTAGTTCATCGATATCGTGAAAAGTAATAGTCTCGATCAGGGGCTGTAAATTGATATTCATTTTGTCTGATTTGGGATAGCAGAATTATTAAAAATTATTAAGTATTATTAAGAGTTATTCTCTTGTAAATATGCAGGATACCTCACTAATCTTAATTGTAGAGTTTTTTGGCTTTTATGGGTTAATAACGTCAGACTCTGACTTTTTTCCTTGATTGAAACAAATAGGGGTTTCTGGTTATCTGCAATATTTTTTAAAATTTATGGTCAATTCTTAATAAAAAAATTACCGAAAAGTTCTATCTATAAGTCTAAGTTTGCCATTTTTTGATAGCGATCGCTCTTGCCAAGCGTCTATAATAGTCTTCTAGAGGCTAATAGATAGAAACTCGCTGTTTATTCAAGCCAGAAAATTTATAAAGAAGATAGGAGATAAATACCCTTAAAATTAATTAGCAGGAGGAAATATTACCAATTAAAGGTTCGCTGCTATGAAATTTCGTCAATTGATGCGGGCAACAGAAAATAAATACAATCGGCTGCTGGCAAATCTAGTCTTGCTCTACATTATTTACCCGTTTTTAGTATATCTACCCCTGGGAGATTTGCTAGTTTTCTTTTTCTTCTCCCTCTCCCTGATCATCGCCGTCTATCAGATCGATCGCAGTAAATTGGCTTTAAGATGTAATATCGGTCTGTTTCTAATTGCCCTCATCCTGCGAGTATTCGGCAGGATTATCCCTATTTATAGGGATTTAACCGGTTGGTTCGATCTGTCTAGTACATTAATTTCTCTAGCTTTTATTAGTTTATGCGTGTACTCGATTTTACGAGAATTAATTCTCGCCGAACAGGTAACATCCGATATCATCAAAGGGGGAATTTGTGTCTATTTTCTCCTAGGATTTTTCTGGGCATCCGCTTATAGTATCGTCCAGATTTTTGAACCCGATTCCTTTAGCTCCGCCGCTAAAACCGTCAACCAGGCGGATCTACTTCATTTCAGCTTTACTACCCTGGCCACGGTTGGCTACGGTGATATAGTTCCTACCAGTAAAGTCGCTAGAGTTTTGGCCAATTTAGAAGGAATGACTGGAGTTCTCTATCCCGCCGTTTTTATCGCTCGTTTAGTCAGTTTACACAATGGTCGTTAACCAAAACAATCCATCGCCTTGGGGGAATATTAGATGATTATGCCTCGCTTCATGCCGATTCTTTCTTTACTTTTGCCTTGGGTCACTGCCGCAGGAGTCTTGGCGGAAATACCGACTCTATCCCAGGAAATCCGCCCAAAAACGGCGGAACAGGTGATCGAGCAACTCTGTGCTAATTTAACCAAACAGCGATCGTTCACCGTCAATATGGATGTCACCTATGACGATATACTCGACTCCGGGGCGAAAGTTCAGTACAGTGCCTATCAAAACATCTGGGTAGAGAAACCCGATCGCCTGCGCTCGGACTACACTGGGGATGAACGAGTTACCCGCTTTTTTTACGACGGTAAAACCTTCACCCTCGCGGATCTGGAACGGGATCTATACGTCACCAAACCGGCTCCGAATACTCTAGATGAAGCCTTAGACCAAGTAGAGCAAAGGTACGGAATCACCATTCCCATGTCAAATCTAGCAGCCAACGATCCCTGTGCAGATCTAATGGCTGATGTCAGACAAATTATTTTTATCGGCAACAACATGGTCAACGCCGAACAAATGTATCATCTGCTGCTGATCGGTAGCGATCGCGATTATCAAATCTGGGTTACGCAGGATGCCACCCCCCTACTGAGGAAAGCGATTATCACCTATAAAACTCTACCCGGTTCACCCCAGTACACGGCAATATTATCCGACTGGAATTTTAATCCCAGCACACCCGCCGATACTTTCACTTTCCAACCAGGATCAGAGTCGATCCCTATCGAACTTCTACCCCCTAGGAATAATCAATCCCAGCCATAAAGCCCGTTCATAAAACGCGATCGCTTGTCGGTATTCCCCTAAATCAGCGTTTTGATATACTTTAAATATCTAACGAATTCGAGGTGGGATCATGAAGTCGCAGATTGGACGCTGGGGTAATTCTTTAGCGATTCGGATTCCTAAGTATGCGGTGGAGGCGCTGAACCTCAATCCTAAGGACGTTGTTGAATGTTCTGTGGAAAACGGAAAGCTAGTAATTGAGCTAATTCAAGCCTTGCCTGAGTTAAGCCTAGAAGAACTACTGGCTGAGGTTGTTGAATCACCGGAGCCGGAAGTGGATTGGGGACGGCCAATGGGAGAGGAGGTTTGGTGACATACATTCCAGAACGTGGAGATTTCGTGCGTTTGAGCTTTGACCCACAAATTGGGCATGAGCAAATGGGTAATCGTCCAGCACTGGTGGTAAGCCCTATTGATTTTAATCGCAAGATTGGTTTTGCCTTTGTCTGCCCGGTGAGCAATACGCAACGCCAGAACCCTTTCTACGTCAAGATTCCAGATGGAGAGGCGGTGACAGGAGTTATCATGGTAGATCAACTGCGATCGTTGGACTTCCGAGCGAGAAAAGCGAGCTTTATCGGCAAGTGTCCAGAACGGTTGCTCCAGGATGTTTTCAGAAGAATTAAGCCGATTCTGTTCTGATCGGGACATTCTCAAAAGCCTTACACATCCATTGTAGCTATCCCTCTCGCTCTTTACTCAAAATTAAGTAGCTGGTTATAATTAAATTAAAAATGGATTTTAGGTTCGATCCCCCCTTAGTCCTAGAGTTGATTCATAGTAGGGTTGATTCATGAATCAACCCTACCCTTAGTCCCCCCTTGATTAGGGTGGTGTCTGATAATTTTTAACGCCTACCTACTTATCGAAGATGTTCCCGCCAGAGTGTGTCTAGAAACAGGAGAGCGTTTTTTTGCACCAGAAACCGTCGAACGCTTGCAGAAAATAATCTGGGAAGATAAGCAGCCAAGGCGAATAAAAAAATCAAGGAGTCCGGGCCATGAAAAGATCTTTATGTCAAAACTTATGTGTTCTTGCCGCCCTCCTCTTGGGTACAAGTTTACTGGTAACGGATTATGTGGACGCTCGCGGTGGCGGTGGTGGCGGTAGTCGTGGCGGTGGTGGCGGTAGTCGTGGCGGTGGTGGAGCTTCCCCACGGGTTAACCGCAGTAGTGATCTGCAAAACCGAGGTAATTTTAGTAATCGTTCCCAACCCTCTAGAGATTTTTCTGGAAGACAGGGAGAACGGCAAACCAGTCAACAAACCCGTCAAGGGGAACGCACGGAAAGACAGGGTGAACGGCAAACCAGTCAACAAACCCGTCAAGGGGAACGCACGGAAAGACAGGGTGAACGGCAAACCAGTCAACAAACCCGCCAAGGGGAACGCACGGAAAGACAGGGTGAACGGCAGGGGGAACGCAGCGAAAGAACCGATATCCGTCAAGGGGAACGCAGCGAAAGACAGGGTGAACGGCAGCAGCAGGTTAGCGATCGCCAACAGAACCGTCAGAACTTTATTGACGATAATCGCAACGGTTACTGGCGTGGTGGCGGTTGGTACGGTGGCGGTTATTACGTCCCCCCGGGTTGGGGTTGGGTGGGGTTAACCACTGGCCTAGTCATCGGTTCAGCGATCGCCACTCTCCCCCCCTACTACAATACCGTCTATGTGGGTTCCACTTCCTACATTTACTCGGACGGCATCTATCTTCAGCCTAGCGGTAGTTCCTACACGGTGGTGGCCCCTCCCATCGGCGCGATTGTCACCTATCTTCCCGACGGCTGCACCACAATCACGGCTGACAATACACTTTATTACAATTGTAGCGGTATCTACTATCAGCCCCTGTTTGAGAATGGTTCCACGGTTTATCAGGTGGTTCGCTTCTAATCGGTTTCTTCTTCATCAATAATTGCCGATCGATCTAATAATAATAAATCTCGCAGGCGATCGGTATCTAATTCTGTTAACCAATTTTCCCCAGCATCTACGGTTTGTTCCGCTAATTGTTTCTTGCTTTCGATCATCTCATTAATGCGTTCCTCTAGGGTTCCCGTACAGATGAATTTATGTACCTGAACATTGCGTTTTTGTCCGATGCGGAAAGCGCGATCGGTGGCCTGGTTTTCTACGGCCGGATTCCACCAGCGGTCGATATGAAAAACGTGATTAGCGCGGGTTAAATTTAATCCTGTTCCCCCCGCTTTGAGGGAGAGAATAAAAATCTTCGGTCCTTGGGGATCATTTTGAAAGCGCTCGATCATTTCTACCCGATCTTTTGTTTTGGTAGAACCGGAGAGAAATAATATTTCCTCGGTTAATTTTTTCTGAAGATGGGTTTGTAGGAGTTTTCCCCACTCGGCAAATTGTGTAAAAATTAAAGCTCGATCGCCTTCTGCTATCACTTCCTCTACCATGGCTTCTAAGCGTAATAATTTCCCCGATCTTTGACTGGTTTCTAAACTATTTTCTTTCAAAAAATGGGCGGGATGATTACAAATTTGTTTTAGTTGCATTAGCAAGGTTAAAATTAATCCATGTTTCTGAATTCCCTGAGTTTCTTCAATTTTCTGGAGCGTTGTCTCGACTAATTGTTGATAAAGTTGTCCCTGTTCTTTCGATAAACCACAAAAAATATTCATTTCCTGTTTTTCTGGTAAATCTTCAATAATATTTTTATCGGTTTTTAATCTCCGTAAAATAAAAGGACGGACGAGGGAACGCAAATTATGCAGGGATTCTTGATCGCCGTATTTTTCAATAGGAAGGGCAAAACGACGCTGGAAAAATGTTTGAGTTCCTAAAAAATTGGGATTGAGAAAATCCAAAATTGACCACAATTCCGTCAGGCGATTTTCTACGGGAGTTCCCGTTAAGGCAATGCGAAATCCTGCGGGTATTTTTCGCACTGCTTGGGATTGTTTAGCCGTAGAGTTTTTAATATTTTGAGCCTCATCTAAAACTAAACCTTGCCATTGTACTGCTTCCAAAGTGGACAGATCGCGATAGATTAAAGGATAACTGGTAATAACAACCGATTTATTTTTTACCTCTTGAGCAAAAGCTTGACCTTTTAATCTTTTTTCGCCATGATGCACAAAAACCGCCAGGGTGGGAGCAAATTTTCTTAACTCATGTTCCCAGTTATTAACCACAGAAGTGGGAGCCACCACTAACACGGGATTAACTAACATATCCTCTTCTTTTAATGCTAGTAAAAAAGCGATTAATTGCGGGGTTTTTCCTAAACCCATATCATCGGCTAAACAAGCACCTAAACCCCACTTTTCTAGGAAAGCTAACCAACTAACCCCCTTGATTTGATAGGGACGTAATTCCCCCCGAAACTCCCGGGGTGGGTTGATTAATTGAATCCCTTGATTGTTGTTTAAATTATCAATTAATTCCTTTAATGATCCCTCCGCTTGGAAATTGACTACCGGCAGTTTAGCAATTAGATTATTATCTCCTGAACTCAAGCGCAGGGCATCCTCCACCGAGAGATTCAGGGGAGCGATGGTATTATTTAAAATTGCCTGAGCTGCTTTGACATCCGTAGGCTGTAGGATTAACCATTTGCCCTCCACTTCCACCACTGGCGATTTTTTCTCTAATAACTTATCAAAATCTTTTTTCGATATTTCCTGTTCCCCTACCACTAATTTAAGCTGAAAGTTTAACAAACTGGTTAAACTTAATCTTTCTCCTTTTTTGGGAGTTACACTGGCAGCAATCTTAATTCCTAATCTTTGTTCATTACTACCAGCAGTTAAACCCGTTGGCAAAATTACCCCTAATCCCTGATCTTGCAATTGCCAAGCGATCGAGCGAATAAACTGATAAACTTCGATCGAATCAAGAGAACATTCCTCTGGGTGTCTCTGCTCTAAACTAATTCTAATCGGTTCGTACAATCGCGCCGCTAGTCCCAATCCTTTTAAGAGAATTTCCTGGGGATTATTGACAACTCTTTGATAACTATGATAACTTTCTTTGCCCTCTAACCAAATCAACTTGGCACTAATGAGAAAGTCGGGATCATCTAACGCTTGTAAATAATAGCTGAGTTTCCATACTGTTCCTAAACTGGGAGGTTGTAAGGATAGACAGACACGGTATTGATTCTCGATTAATTGGCGATTATTGCCATTAACTAAACTTTCTTGGATAGGAAACACCCAGTTATGATAAGCATTTTCTAGACGCTGTAAATTCTTGGCTTCTAAGGCAATGTCATGATGATCACCGCTTAAAGATTGTAGCCAAGGTTTCACCATCAATGAGGGGGAAATATTAACAGTACTATCTATCTTTTGTCGCAAACGAGCATCGACAATATTTTTTAAGCAATCGAGAATAATTGTTTGTGGTTCGCTATTTTCTTGATAGGCAAGACAGACCGGGGGGATGGTTTGGATAAACTTAGCTAAACGAGTGCGATCGATGGTACTATCCAGCAGGGGATACCAGCAACTTTCACCCTGATTTATTCCCGCTAAAAATTTCCCTCTTGCTAATAAATCTAAACTCCAACGGTGCAAATATAGCCAAAATCGTAGATCATTGCCGATAAATTCGGCCTTAGCTAGGGGCAATTTCTCCCATAACCGCACTATCATCCCCGCAGAAAAAGTTAATCCTGATATCTGCCATGGTTGCCAAGACAAGGATTTAGGTATAGGTTCGAGAATTTGCCCCGACAGCAGCGGTAAAAAATATTTTTTCCTAGGGGGGGAATAACTAGGCAGACTGAGCTTGATTGATTCTGGAGAATAGCAGTCAAGCTGAGGAGAAAATTTCTCGATAAATTGGGCTAATGCCCCGGATTCTAGACAAAAAGGATGATTTTCCTTTGTTTCACTTAATTCTTTCCCTTGCCACTGTTCACCCCAAAGAAAAAAAACACTATCTTGCGAACGAATCAGCCAATTACCGTGTAGAGTAGTCATTATAAAATAGGGAAATTCCTCTAAAAAACTTGCTGTTGAAAAGGTAACAAATCTCGATTTTGTCGCTTCTTCTGACCTTAAGAGCCTCTCATCTTCTATTTTAGTTGACAAGGGCTGATTTCTCAAGCAGAATCTAGTTAAGCGATTAGCCCCGATCGAATGGTTATTATCAATAATAATAAATAGAGTTATTTTAAACTATGTACAAATCGATCGCCCTAACCCTCGTCCTCAGTCTTCCCCTGAACTTCTCCCTAGTTGGTTGGACGGAAGATTTAAACCACCTACAGCAATTATTATCGACCCGAAAATGTCCCCAATGCGATCTGAGCGGTTCAGGGTTAGTGCAATCGAATCTAGTCGGGGCAAAATTAAATGGGGCCAATCTCGTCGGTGCTAATCTTAGTCAAGCTAATTTAAGTGGGGCGGATCTGAGGGGCGCAAATTTAACTGGAGCCTCTCTTTTTGGTGCTAATCTGACTGGAGCGAACTTAACTGGCGCAATCTTGACGGGTGCGGATTTAAGAGGCGCTTATCTCAATAATGCTAACCTCGAAAACACTAAACTAGATACTGCATACGTGCAGGGTGCGGTGGGAATTCCCAGTAGTGCCGGTACTCCTGAACTATTCTACGGACTAGGGATGGTGGAAGGAAAACAGGGACGCACCAGTGCCGCCATAGAAAATTTTAATAAGGCCTTGACAATCAACCCAGAATATGCTCCAGCTTATCTGGCCCGGGCCATGGCTCACTATCGTCTGGGACAAAATGCTCTAGCGGCCCAGGATGCTCAAATGGCTTCGACTCTCTTTCAACGCCAAGGCAATACCCCCGGTTACGAAGCGGCAGAGAATTTTATTAAAGGCATGGAAATCGCCCTAAAACCGCAAGAACAAGGTGGTGGCAACGCTCAATTAGACCAAATGGTGCAGGGGATTGGTTCTCTGCTCTTACAGTTTGTTTTACCCGCTTTGGGACTGTTTTAATCCTCGTCCCCCGGTTCTTCTAAATGTTCCGAGACCGCGTAATAAAGGTCAAGAACATGATGATCGGCAAGGCAATAAAAGACTCTCCGTCCCTGTTTTTGGTATTTAACTAATCTTAAGGCTCTTAGGGTTCTTAACTGGTGCGATACGGCCGATTCACTCATCCCTAACTCGTCGGCTAAGTCACAAACACATAATTCTTGTTTGGCTAAAAGCGATAGAATTCTGAGGCGGTTGGCATCCCCCAAAAGGCTGAAAAATTCGGCCATTTTTTGGGCTTTTTCTAGTTCTAATCCCTGCAAGTGCTGGAATTTCCCCTCTTGGTGATGGGATTCCCCACAAACCGGTGCTATTTTCTCTATGGCCATGTTTTTTCCCGATCAGTTATTAAGGGAAAGTTGAGAAAGGGGGGTATCGATCGAATCTTCAATGCCGATACTTGTCCCTTTCTTCCCAATAACTAAATTTAACCGCAAATACAGCCCTGGTGTCCACAGCCTTTCCCGTCAACGTGACCATCGGCACAAGCTTGGCAACAGTAGTATTTATCGTTTTTTTTGATGGCATCGGCGATCGATACTACACAGTCACAGGATTTACAAGCACATTTCATGGTGGTGTCAGCGATCATGGTTACTACCTCTGAACTTCTTTACT
This portion of the Microcystis aeruginosa NIES-2549 genome encodes:
- a CDS encoding metallothionein is translated as MIADTTMKCACKSCDCVVSIADAIKKNDKYYCCQACADGHVDGKGCGHQGCICG